One window from the genome of Chiroxiphia lanceolata isolate bChiLan1 chromosome 15, bChiLan1.pri, whole genome shotgun sequence encodes:
- the NME5 gene encoding nucleoside diphosphate kinase homolog 5, with the protein MEVLMPEPQIYVEKTLALIKPDVIHKEEEIEDIILRSGFTIIQKRRLQLSPEQCSNFYADQFGKVFFPNLTAYMSSGPLVAMVLARHCAISHWKELLGPSNSLRARITHPHSLRALYGTDELRNGLHGSLSVSSAEREIRFMFPEVILEPVPTGQRARDYLNLYVKPTLLAGLTALCKKKPADPMIWLADWLIEHNPNKPKLQFHL; encoded by the exons ATGGAGGTGTTAATGCCCGAACCTCAGATTTATGTGGAAAAGACTCTGGCTCTCATCAAACCTGATGTCATTcataaagaagaagaaatagagGATATCATTCTCCGATCAGGATTCACGATCATTCAG AAACGAAGGCTCCAGTTAAGCCCAGAGCAATGTAGCAACTTCTATGCAGACCAGTTTGGGAAAgtgttttttcctaatttaacAGCCTATATGAGTTCTGGCCCTTTAGTTGCTATGGTTCTTGCCAGACATTGTGCAATCTCACACTGGAAGGAATTGCTTGGACCATCCAACAGCCTGAGAGCTAGGATAACTCACCCTCACAG CTTAAGAGCACTCTATGGGACTGATGAGCTGAGGAATGGGCTTCACGGCAGTCTCAGCGTTTcctcagcagagagagagattcGATTCATGTTTCCAGAAG TGATCCTGGAGCCAGTTCCCACTGGACAAAGAGCAAGGGATTACTTGAACCTGTATGTGAAGCCAACATTGCTGGCTGGGCTCACTGCCCTGTGCAAAAAGAAGCCAGCAGACCCAATG ATTTGGCTTGCTGACTGGTTGATTGAACACAATCCTAATAAACCTAAACTACAATTTCATCTCTGA